From Bacteroidota bacterium:
ATATCACTCATGACAGATCCCGAACCATCGCGTGTGAGTTATGTTCTATTCAGCAAGGACGGGAACATTAGCGTGCATATATCTCCCTATGATTACCGGCAGTATACGAAGCGTTTTACGTTTGATCAGCTTTGCAACTCATTTGCCAGAAATTTCCGGAACTTCCTGGACTATTATAAAGAGGGCCATGAGGAAAGGATCTTCATGGAATTAAAGTCAGTTTAAGATTATCATTATGAAACACTTTGCAGGATTCGTTATAGTCTCTTTTCTAATAACCGTTATCGGGTTTACTGGATGCCATGAAGGTGTTTATTCTCAGGGGGAAACAGAGGATACCGTTTTGTACTATGCCATTGAAATGAACGGGACCCTTTGCGGGTTTGCCAGAATCCTGGAAAGGGAGATACTGGAGGATAGTGGTAAAATGTTAATGCAGGAAGCTCATTATGACTTGCAGATGGAGCTAATGGGAAAGGATGTCAGCATAATCTTTTCTCTTAAAAATTACAGGGATCCAATAACAGGGAGGATAAACATGTCAAGAACCAGGATCCGGCAAGGAAAGATAGATCTTCAGGGAAGTACATTAGTTATTGGTGACAGTGTAATATTCAAGGGAGGATTAATCCAGGGTGAAAAAAACATTATGATATCCGATTCTGTACTAACTGAAAACCTTCTGTACTATCCTCATTTAGTGAAATCCTTCTCAAAGAAAGGAATGACGGTAAGAGGCTTTTCGGTGCTTGATGATGCACACAGGCAAATCATCAGGAAGATATATACTTTTATAGGAAAGGATACCCTTGAGATCAACGGTAACATTTATCATGCATTAATACTGCATGAATTCAACAGCACAACAGCTGAAACATCGGATCTCTGGATCCATGTTGATGATGGACTTATCCTGAAATCGATGAATTATATCACCGGCAAGAATATAATATTGTCGAACAGG
This genomic window contains:
- a CDS encoding transglutaminase-like domain-containing protein encodes the protein MKHFAGFVIVSFLITVIGFTGCHEGVYSQGETEDTVLYYAIEMNGTLCGFARILEREILEDSGKMLMQEAHYDLQMELMGKDVSIIFSLKNYRDPITGRINMSRTRIRQGKIDLQGSTLVIGDSVIFKGGLIQGEKNIMISDSVLTENLLYYPHLVKSFSKKGMTVRGFSVLDDAHRQIIRKIYTFIGKDTLEINGNIYHALILHEFNSTTAETSDLWIHVDDGLILKSMNYITGKNIILSNRDIMGKTSKVNVDDMIFYNVNLVINDFREITRMRLEARIQTSGEVISESGLSCPGQRFIGSVENNLISGTFETTSSRYDGEGAPDFPHDFSSDSTLVIYLEPGELIESDDPSIKGEAEKITIGAEDLWDAAIMLSRWVEKNIVGAIPGGGSAKGTFELRKAECGGHSRLLTALCRSVGIPAR